In a single window of the Diospyros lotus cultivar Yz01 chromosome 10, ASM1463336v1, whole genome shotgun sequence genome:
- the LOC127812017 gene encoding uncharacterized protein LOC127812017: MAEIKEENKQMHDVASFPGVFITSLPALYRLDDKGSTEFADRLSHRIQERINKHCFLDWYEILSKKIYVNNVFVSDHKPIVVSIGLNYRDTIKSEVMEFYKISYMKRFFERTNTDLKEFLRDTVNSFIPTVSMCQSLYNWNDELDVLMEMFIVDGGFIIELFWRNGDIKGNEFVDTILMSEWVLYAFSRDLILRDNQLPFQVLTMLFERTGLSAKLDQHDSNHHHKLTGLAFKFLERIVPNQKLDHKLVNIHNPNQDLLSTVYDGLSWLRPKANNNYNSNIDKDKKDIGDEKWNLVKSATELQEFGVEFKMVDTDNLVYITLNKGVLCIPRIRIRYGTAYSINVLLQFENSILRKEPGQPRCLTDYLWFMNSLVKSPNDVQLLRQKNIIDNLSELPDDAAILKFLKDLHESLMISPANFSYKEICRNLNVHCSHRRNSWLAKLKRDYFNSPWAIISFFAASLLLILTVAQTGFSVASYYNQG; encoded by the exons ATGGCCGAGATTAAGGAAGAGAATAAACAAATGCATGATGTGGCGAGTTTTCCGGGAGTGTTT ATTACTTCTCTTCCAGCATTGTACCGCCTGGATGATAAGGGAAGCACT GAATTTGCGGATCGGTTGTCACACCGTATTCAGGAAAGGATCAATAAACACTGCTTTCTTGATTGGTATGAGATATTGTCGAAGAAAATATATGTCAATAATGTGTTTGTGAGTGACCATAAACCAATAGTGGTCAGTATTGGTCTAAATTACCGGGACACAATCAAGTCAGAGGTAATGGAGTTCTATAAAATCTCATACATGAAGAGATTTTTTGAGCGTACAAATACTGATTTGAAGGAATTCCTGAGGGACACTGTCAACTCTTTCATCCCAACAGTATCCATGTGTCAGTCACTCTACAATTGGAATGACGAACTTGATGTGTTGATGGAAATGTTCATCGTTGATGGTGGCTTCATCATCGAGTTGTTTTGGAGAAACGGCGACATCAAAGGGAATGAATTCGTAGACACTATTCTTATGTCAGAATGGGTTCTGTATGCCTTCAGTCGAGACCTGATTTTACGCGACAACCAACTGCCCTTCCAGGTCCTCACAATGTTGTTCGAACGTACTGGGCTTTCGGCGAAATTGGATCAACATGATAGCAACCACCACCACAAGCTCACCGGATTGGCCTTTAAGTTTCTAGAGCGTATTGTTCCAAACCAGAAACTAGACCACAAGCTTGTCAACATTCACAATCCGAATCAGGATCTCCTAAGCACGGTATATGACGGTTTGAGCTGGTTGAGACCCAAagctaataataattataattccaACATTGACAAGGATAAGAAAGATATTGGGGATGAAAAATGGAACTTGGTGAAATCAGCAACTGAGCTTCAAGAGTTTGGAGTTGAGTTCAAAATGGTGGATACAGACAATTTGGTATACATAACGTTGAATAAGGGGGTATTGTGTATCCCACGCATACGCATTCGATATGGCACAGCATATTCCATCAACGTGCTGCTCCAGTTTGAGAATAGTATTCTCCGAAAAGAACCAGGCCAGCCAAGATGCCTTACCGACTACCTATGGTTTATGAATAGTTTGGTGAAATCCCCCAATGATGTTCAGCTACTTCGCCAGAAAAATATCATCGATAATCTATCGGAGCTACCTGATGATGCCGCCATTCTCAAGTTTCTGAAAGATTTACACGAGTCTCTGATGATCTCTCCCGCTAACTTCAGCTACAAGGAAATTTGCAGGAATCTGAATGTGCATTGCAGTCATCGGCGAAACAGTTGGTTGGCAAAATTGAAGAGGGATTACTTCAACAGCCCGTGGGCAATTATCTCCTTCTTTGCAGCTTCCCTATTACTTATTCTCACTGTTGCGCAAACTGGATTTTCTGTTGCCTCCTACTACAATCAAGGCTAG